In the Helicobacter typhlonius genome, one interval contains:
- the ccoG gene encoding cytochrome c oxidase accessory protein CcoG: MDTALNHTESVSHYRNKRYIVYAIATFCLLVFPFIKINGNQIFLLSFDHKQLHLLGQIFDVQEFYLMPFLLILMFVGIFFMTTLAGRIWCGWACPQTIFRVIYRDLLQTKVFGLRKRVSNKQEKMDLSTFGAKIKAVCAFLIITVLCLMASASLMFFFTPPSDFFVYMSDPLNHRILLGFWLGFGLFFILDITFIQENFCIYMCPYCRVQSVLFDDDTVMVVYNHKRGGAVYDAKGMKFELAPKKQDPNNECTNCNACVRVCPTHIDIRKGMQLECINCLECADACADVMSKFNRPSLIMWKSSASIDNDGKVKFLRFRTIGYIVVLAVVLALLFFVGTTKETMLLDIARSAELYEVRTHRVVDNHYTMVFNNTDTQEHQMYFEILDVKGGDIAKHLKILKPKESFAVKAGEKLKKVVTIRTEEVLPEDHYDIIIRAFAVDDKDRIFVERKTNFVYPNHSKLKD, from the coding sequence ATGGATACCGCGCTTAATCATACAGAATCTGTGTCGCATTATCGCAATAAACGCTACATCGTGTATGCTATTGCAACTTTCTGTTTGCTTGTCTTTCCTTTCATAAAGATTAATGGCAATCAAATCTTTTTGCTTTCTTTTGATCATAAGCAACTCCACTTACTCGGGCAAATCTTTGATGTGCAAGAATTTTATCTTATGCCATTTTTGCTTATTCTTATGTTTGTGGGAATCTTCTTTATGACTACCCTTGCAGGTAGAATCTGGTGCGGCTGGGCTTGTCCGCAGACGATTTTCCGCGTTATTTATAGGGATTTATTACAGACAAAAGTCTTTGGTTTGCGTAAAAGAGTTAGTAATAAGCAAGAAAAGATGGATTTAAGCACTTTTGGTGCGAAAATTAAGGCGGTATGTGCGTTTTTAATTATTACTGTGCTTTGTCTTATGGCTTCTGCAAGTCTTATGTTTTTCTTTACGCCGCCAAGTGATTTCTTTGTATATATGAGCGACCCGCTCAATCATCGTATTTTGCTTGGATTCTGGCTGGGATTTGGACTATTTTTTATCCTTGATATTACTTTTATACAAGAAAATTTCTGTATTTATATGTGTCCTTATTGCCGCGTGCAAAGTGTGCTTTTTGATGATGATACGGTTATGGTTGTCTATAATCATAAACGCGGTGGGGCGGTATATGACGCAAAGGGAATGAAATTTGAACTTGCGCCTAAAAAGCAAGACCCAAATAATGAATGCACCAACTGCAACGCCTGTGTGCGCGTGTGTCCTACACATATTGATATTAGAAAGGGTATGCAGCTTGAATGTATCAACTGCCTTGAATGCGCTGATGCGTGTGCTGATGTGATGAGTAAGTTTAATAGACCTTCGCTTATTATGTGGAAATCCTCTGCTTCGATTGATAATGATGGCAAAGTGAAATTTTTGCGCTTTAGGACGATTGGCTACATTGTTGTTTTGGCTGTTGTGTTAGCGTTGTTATTTTTTGTTGGCACGACAAAGGAGACTATGCTTCTTGATATTGCGCGCAGTGCCGAACTCTATGAGGTGCGCACTCATCGTGTTGTAGATAATCACTACACTATGGTGTTTAACAATACAGATACGCAAGAACATCAAATGTATTTCGAAATCCTTGATGTGAAAGGTGGCGATATAGCAAAACATCTCAAGATTCTAAAACCAAAAGAGTCTTTCGCTGTAAAAGCTGGTGAAAAATTGAAAAAAGTCGTAACCATACGCACAGAAGAAGTGCTCCCAGAAGATCATTATGATATTATTATCCGCGCCTTTGCGGTTGATGATAAAGATAGAATCTTTGTAGAGCGCAAGACAAACTTTGTCTATCCAAATCATAGTAAGCTTAAAGATTAG
- a CDS encoding glycosyltransferase family protein gives MLETYAPIVLFTYNRPKHTAQTIQALSANQLALKSDLYIYQDAPKPNASQDILQSHAQTKNYIQDFITNNTQKPLFKSITFIEREHNLGLADSIIDGITYVINQYQRAIILEDDIIVSPVFLDYMNTALQRYENEEKVWSITAWSYPIDTSGLGDCYFWRLPHCWGWATWASRWQYYKRDITWALENFSQSDIDYINIDGVARYYDHLLANAQGKIKTWAIFNYLIGYKHNTLNLCPSTSYVKQIGFDGSGVHCGKEGEVFNVSHTNMKFPITFPQEIIESPLALERIKAFELSLKKPLPLRVYRKLCRIAHSLSQKVSYLSGGGQ, from the coding sequence ATGCTAGAAACTTATGCACCCATTGTCCTTTTTACCTACAATCGTCCCAAACATACGGCTCAAACTATCCAAGCATTAAGCGCAAACCAACTTGCGCTAAAAAGTGATTTATATATCTATCAAGATGCACCAAAGCCAAATGCTTCACAAGATATTTTACAATCCCACGCACAAACAAAAAACTATATTCAAGATTTTATTACAAACAATACACAAAAGCCTCTTTTTAAAAGCATTACCTTTATTGAGCGCGAACATAATTTAGGACTAGCAGATTCGATTATTGATGGCATAACTTATGTTATCAATCAATATCAAAGAGCTATTATCCTAGAAGATGACATTATTGTATCACCTGTATTTTTAGACTATATGAATACAGCATTACAAAGATATGAAAATGAAGAAAAAGTATGGAGTATTACAGCGTGGAGTTATCCCATAGACACAAGTGGCTTGGGAGATTGCTATTTTTGGCGTTTGCCTCATTGTTGGGGCTGGGCAACTTGGGCGAGTAGATGGCAATATTATAAGCGCGACATCACTTGGGCGTTAGAAAATTTCTCACAGAGTGATATTGATTATATCAATATTGATGGAGTGGCGCGTTATTACGACCATCTTCTTGCAAATGCTCAAGGCAAAATTAAAACTTGGGCGATTTTTAATTACCTCATTGGCTACAAACATAATACTCTTAATCTATGCCCTAGCACCTCGTATGTCAAGCAAATTGGTTTTGATGGAAGTGGCGTGCATTGCGGTAAAGAAGGAGAGGTATTTAATGTCTCACATACCAATATGAAATTTCCAATTACTTTCCCACAAGAAATTATAGAATCTCCACTTGCCTTAGAGCGCATTAAAGCATTTGAACTTTCGCTTAAAAAACCTCTTCCATTGCGAGTTTATAGAAAACTCTGCAGAATCGCACATTCTCTTAGCCAAAAAGTAAGCTATTTAAGCGGGGGGGGGCAGTAG
- a CDS encoding PoNe immunity protein domain-containing protein, translating into MKTLEDLKAMSQEQKEKLESKLFSVVRNNNLDSVSEFFKVYPVKETFYEKCFEYNKSFLDPVELLACAGNSSSKNFAMLELLEKCGLRADYEYRGDNALLAYIDLEGKKRESVIEYFLNKGARWEVYGRNGETKLHFWAEMNEAPNLEFALKYGANPNVKNIPPTLSDGWDLGGKNIGATPLMYAGNSTFAREAPMGASIQLLLKYGAEVNAVGYMEKSHKVERNGKRILEGRGEYSEPQSVLDYCNCGANEELLKAAGARSWEQLIKEYNIDTTLTVPEQVRIYYERLEDKSYQKTPIEIDDEKPKTPKTLRDIHKDEEYFDRYIRAEEKFLKKYNESHNIYSENFCIATAMYSRGDDIESIKQVFVKSLNEWKNNFDISDYTTNTEKLAVMILCDMNTSWVLEQLNVSEREKEDTYYDDWLLHFLASKGAEKDFSKMAQSLKKYDMLKLFIETKESDYFKTYLKQWYSKSRSEAWWGDHKYPDERLVYSGYWNYEGAAVLKILGVDKEEFKGYKYFPYDLI; encoded by the coding sequence ATGAAAACACTAGAGGATCTCAAGGCGATGAGTCAAGAACAAAAAGAAAAATTAGAATCTAAGTTGTTTAGTGTGGTGAGAAACAATAATTTGGATAGCGTGAGTGAGTTTTTCAAGGTTTATCCTGTGAAAGAAACTTTCTATGAAAAGTGCTTCGAGTATAATAAATCTTTCCTCGATCCTGTGGAACTTTTAGCTTGTGCGGGAAATAGCTCTAGTAAAAATTTTGCAATGCTTGAACTCCTTGAAAAGTGCGGACTAAGGGCAGATTATGAATATCGTGGTGATAATGCGCTTCTTGCGTATATTGACCTTGAGGGAAAAAAGAGAGAATCTGTGATTGAATACTTTTTAAACAAGGGCGCGAGGTGGGAAGTCTATGGCAGGAATGGTGAGACAAAATTGCATTTTTGGGCGGAGATGAATGAGGCACCTAATCTTGAATTTGCCCTCAAATATGGTGCGAATCCAAATGTGAAAAATATCCCGCCAACTCTAAGCGATGGCTGGGATTTGGGTGGTAAAAATATCGGAGCTACGCCTTTGATGTATGCTGGAAATTCTACATTCGCCCGTGAAGCACCAATGGGAGCTAGCATACAGCTGCTACTCAAGTATGGGGCGGAGGTCAATGCGGTGGGCTATATGGAAAAAAGCCACAAAGTTGAAAGGAATGGCAAAAGGATACTTGAGGGTAGAGGTGAGTATAGTGAGCCTCAATCTGTGCTGGATTACTGTAATTGTGGTGCAAATGAGGAACTTTTAAAAGCAGCAGGTGCGCGGAGCTGGGAACAGCTTATCAAGGAATATAATATCGATACGACTCTTACTGTGCCTGAGCAGGTGAGAATCTACTATGAGCGTTTGGAGGATAAGAGCTATCAAAAAACGCCCATAGAGATTGACGATGAAAAGCCAAAAACGCCAAAAACACTAAGAGATATTCACAAAGATGAGGAATATTTTGATAGGTATATTAGGGCGGAAGAGAAGTTTTTGAAAAAATACAATGAGAGCCATAATATTTACAGCGAAAACTTTTGCATAGCAACGGCAATGTATTCTAGGGGTGATGATATAGAATCTATAAAGCAAGTCTTTGTAAAAAGTCTCAATGAATGGAAAAATAATTTTGATATAAGTGATTACACTACAAATACTGAAAAACTTGCTGTGATGATTCTGTGCGATATGAATACTTCTTGGGTATTAGAGCAGCTTAATGTGAGCGAGAGGGAAAAGGAGGACACATATTATGATGATTGGTTGCTTCATTTTCTAGCGAGTAAGGGAGCGGAAAAGGACTTTTCAAAAATGGCGCAAAGTCTCAAAAAATACGATATGCTTAAGCTTTTTATTGAAACCAAAGAGAGCGATTATTTTAAAACCTATCTTAAGCAATGGTATAGCAAAAGCAGAAGTGAGGCTTGGTGGGGAGATCATAAATATCCTGACGAGAGATTAGTTTATAGTGGATATTGGAATTATGAAGGAGCAGCTGTTTTAAAAATCTTAGGTGTAGATAAAGAAGAATTTAAAGGCTATAAATATTTCCCGTATGATTTGATATAG
- a CDS encoding methyltransferase FkbM, translating to MHSVRTFLIDSIAHFDFPCEVKTRFLDSNLGCKKAVSSAISWFFENEEQGIILEDDCLPNISFFRFCDELLEKYKMQQNIFMISGWSALDFAQNTSTETLSPKARLQEDYYFSKYNHIWGWASWARAWSKYQLEFNESEIKTLHNFCSTKEKYYWYKIFKTYAQGKIDTWDYPWTYNIWKHNGLCIYPKNNMILNIGFNRVDAAHTTGDSKFVSMPSYELCFPLTHPKSIEQNSKLDKANFHIVFNTLPLYKRILRKATRIWQIP from the coding sequence GTGCATTCTGTAAGAACCTTTCTCATAGATAGCATAGCTCATTTTGATTTTCCTTGTGAAGTCAAAACACGCTTTTTAGATTCTAATCTTGGTTGTAAAAAAGCTGTAAGCTCTGCGATTTCTTGGTTTTTTGAAAATGAAGAACAGGGCATTATTTTGGAAGATGATTGTTTGCCAAATATAAGCTTTTTTCGATTCTGTGATGAATTATTAGAAAAATATAAAATGCAACAAAATATCTTTATGATAAGTGGTTGGAGTGCGCTAGACTTTGCCCAAAATACTTCAACAGAAACGCTCTCCCCCAAAGCACGCTTACAAGAAGACTATTACTTTTCAAAATATAATCACATTTGGGGTTGGGCTTCTTGGGCAAGAGCGTGGAGCAAATATCAGCTCGAATTTAACGAAAGTGAAATAAAAACGCTCCATAATTTTTGCTCCACAAAAGAAAAATACTACTGGTATAAGATATTCAAAACCTACGCACAAGGCAAAATAGACACTTGGGATTATCCTTGGACTTATAATATTTGGAAGCACAATGGCTTGTGTATATATCCCAAAAATAATATGATTTTAAACATCGGTTTTAATCGTGTCGATGCCGCACATACCACAGGAGATTCTAAATTTGTCTCTATGCCCTCTTATGAGCTATGCTTCCCTCTCACTCACCCAAAAAGCATAGAACAAAATAGTAAGCTTGATAAAGCAAATTTTCATATTGTATTTAACACATTGCCACTCTATAAGAGAATCTTACGCAAGGCTACACGTATATGGCAGATTCCATAA
- a CDS encoding ankyrin repeat domain-containing protein — MKTLEELKAIFRESGGDIKDKFWELIKSNNLEAVKEFLKDYPIPEIFFEKWFNIGWRKVELEPFFPSPFVLAHAGLAYNKDKSFAMIEYFESLGLKADDQHEHWNALSSYIVWGGKNPKVIEYFLGKGATFETYCEYGNTPVHYFAFSQPKALEVALKAGANIEMKSIKTDDELRVGWNNIDSTPLYAAATDERGASCTEILLKYGAEVNAVHCSLRDDGTWFAVRSILDVAYGGKNKKLLKEAGAKTWKQLVKEYNIDTSLELSEQYRIYNELLEKKKKAK, encoded by the coding sequence ATGAAAACACTAGAGGAACTCAAAGCTATCTTTAGAGAAAGTGGGGGCGACATAAAAGATAAGTTTTGGGAGCTTATCAAATCAAACAATCTTGAAGCAGTGAAAGAGTTTTTAAAGGATTATCCAATTCCTGAAATCTTTTTTGAAAAATGGTTTAACATCGGATGGCGAAAGGTCGAACTTGAACCCTTTTTCCCTTCTCCCTTTGTGCTAGCTCATGCAGGGCTTGCGTATAATAAAGACAAAAGTTTTGCAATGATAGAGTATTTTGAAAGCTTAGGATTAAAAGCTGATGACCAGCATGAACATTGGAATGCCTTAAGTAGTTATATTGTCTGGGGAGGAAAAAATCCAAAAGTCATTGAATACTTTTTAGGTAAAGGAGCTACATTTGAAACATATTGTGAATATGGAAACACTCCTGTACATTATTTTGCATTTAGTCAGCCCAAAGCACTAGAAGTTGCTCTTAAAGCCGGGGCTAATATAGAAATGAAATCTATCAAAACGGACGATGAGCTTAGAGTAGGTTGGAATAATATCGACTCTACACCCCTATATGCAGCCGCAACAGATGAAAGGGGTGCATCTTGCACCGAAATATTATTAAAATATGGAGCGGAGGTAAATGCCGTGCATTGTTCCTTAAGAGACGATGGCACTTGGTTTGCAGTTCGCTCTATATTAGATGTAGCCTATGGCGGTAAAAACAAAAAGCTTCTAAAAGAAGCAGGTGCGAAGACTTGGAAGCAATTAGTCAAAGAATATAACATTGATACAAGCCTAGAACTATCCGAGCAATACAGAATCTACAATGAACTTTTGGAGAAAAAGAAAAAGGCTAAGTGA
- a CDS encoding DedA family protein, which produces MNLIQKAIIYAKNEPKRILVWGLVIAIAIALFVLYKRSGFSLEEFITHLWNQYVEDWGYVILFFWGILEGELGLIFAGLATHDGKMNLIIAILVAGLGGFVGDQIYFYIGRFNRKKIQEEFTSQRRKFALAHLLLKKYGWSIIFIQRYMYGMRTIIPMSIGTTRYSALKFAIINLFSAWVWAAITIVLTYIFGEEIFIVLDWFKDHPYLLIPLAITIGGGVMWYFHSQTKKVDTKIEKIQKGLEKKANRDSEVTQRKLH; this is translated from the coding sequence ATGAATCTCATACAGAAGGCAATTATATACGCAAAGAATGAACCAAAGCGTATTTTGGTGTGGGGCTTGGTGATTGCTATTGCCATCGCACTTTTTGTGCTATATAAACGCTCTGGATTCTCACTTGAAGAGTTTATTACACATTTATGGAATCAATATGTAGAAGATTGGGGTTATGTTATTTTGTTTTTTTGGGGCATTTTAGAGGGAGAGTTGGGGCTCATTTTTGCTGGACTTGCTACACACGATGGCAAAATGAATCTCATTATAGCAATTTTGGTCGCTGGGCTTGGTGGATTTGTAGGCGATCAAATTTATTTTTATATCGGGAGATTCAATCGCAAAAAGATTCAAGAGGAATTTACTTCTCAACGGAGAAAATTTGCTCTTGCGCATTTATTGCTTAAAAAGTATGGTTGGTCTATTATTTTTATTCAACGTTATATGTATGGTATGCGGACTATTATCCCTATGAGTATTGGCACTACGCGTTATAGTGCGCTTAAGTTTGCTATCATTAATCTTTTTTCAGCGTGGGTTTGGGCGGCGATTACTATTGTGCTAACCTATATTTTTGGCGAAGAAATTTTTATCGTGCTTGATTGGTTTAAAGATCACCCATATCTACTTATACCTCTTGCTATTACGATTGGCGGGGGTGTGATGTGGTATTTTCATTCACAAACCAAAAAAGTTGATACAAAAATCGAAAAGATTCAAAAAGGGCTTGAAAAAAAGGCAAATCGGGATAGCGAGGTTACCCAACGTAAATTACACTAA
- a CDS encoding ABC-F family ATP-binding cassette domain-containing protein, with translation MLQTINLTMRYPTKKLFENVNLSLDAHKRYGLIGANGAGKSTFLKILSGEYEASSGEIVIAKGLKMGVLGQDQYAFEELSLKDAVLIGNKRLYDAIKRKEYLYENGDLSDDKVNEELGELEMICAEEDPMYECEVVIEKILEDLGFEASAHNELMKTLTGGDKFKILLAQVLFPKPDILLLDEPTNNLDLHSIAWLEENLKRHEGTLVVISHDRHFLNSVCTHILDMDFGSVREFSGNYDDWYIASTLIAKQQEAERNKKLKEKEELESFIARFSANASKARQATSRQKQLEKLDIQSLAVSSRRDPSIVFKPHRPIGNEALECENISKSYGDLCVLKNVNLKILPGDKIAIIGANGVGKSTLCKILVEELKPDSGSVKWGATTQRGYFPQNVSEEIKGEESLYEWLRSFDKKKESGEIRNALGRMLFSGEEQEKSINALSGGEKHRMVLSKLMLEGGNFLVLDEPTNHLDLESIIALGEALYKYSGNVICVSHDRELIDAYANRIIEIIADSDNKGAKIIDFRGSYEEYLEKGK, from the coding sequence ATGTTGCAAACGATTAATCTCACAATGCGCTATCCCACAAAAAAGCTTTTTGAAAATGTGAATCTAAGCCTTGATGCCCATAAGCGATATGGGCTTATTGGCGCAAATGGCGCGGGAAAATCTACATTTCTTAAAATCCTAAGTGGAGAATATGAAGCAAGTAGCGGCGAGATAGTCATAGCAAAGGGTTTAAAAATGGGCGTTTTGGGGCAGGATCAATATGCTTTTGAAGAGCTAAGCCTCAAAGATGCCGTGCTGATTGGCAATAAGCGACTTTATGATGCGATAAAGCGCAAGGAATATCTCTATGAAAATGGCGATTTGAGCGATGATAAGGTAAATGAGGAGCTTGGAGAGCTTGAGATGATATGCGCTGAAGAAGACCCGATGTATGAATGCGAAGTGGTAATTGAAAAGATTTTAGAGGATTTGGGCTTTGAAGCCAGTGCGCATAATGAGTTGATGAAAACACTTACCGGCGGGGATAAGTTTAAGATTCTATTAGCACAGGTGCTTTTTCCAAAACCAGATATTTTACTCCTTGATGAGCCGACAAACAACCTTGACTTGCACTCTATCGCGTGGCTTGAAGAAAATCTCAAACGTCACGAGGGCACACTTGTAGTCATCAGCCACGATAGGCACTTTTTAAATAGCGTTTGCACCCATATTTTAGATATGGATTTTGGCTCGGTGCGCGAGTTTAGCGGGAATTACGATGATTGGTATATCGCAAGCACCCTTATTGCCAAACAACAAGAAGCTGAACGCAATAAAAAACTCAAAGAAAAAGAGGAATTAGAATCTTTCATTGCACGATTCTCTGCGAATGCAAGTAAGGCTCGTCAAGCTACCAGCCGACAAAAACAGCTTGAAAAACTTGATATTCAAAGCCTTGCAGTCAGCTCTAGGCGAGACCCTAGCATTGTGTTTAAGCCTCACCGCCCTATTGGCAACGAAGCTCTAGAGTGCGAAAATATTTCAAAAAGCTATGGGGATTTATGTGTGCTAAAAAATGTGAATCTTAAGATTTTGCCCGGGGATAAAATCGCTATTATCGGGGCAAATGGTGTGGGTAAAAGCACATTGTGTAAGATTCTTGTAGAGGAGCTTAAGCCCGATAGTGGAAGTGTCAAATGGGGTGCTACGACACAAAGAGGCTATTTCCCGCAAAATGTAAGCGAGGAGATAAAGGGCGAGGAGAGCCTGTATGAGTGGCTTAGAAGCTTTGATAAGAAAAAAGAAAGCGGTGAGATACGCAATGCGCTTGGGCGAATGCTCTTTAGTGGTGAGGAGCAAGAGAAGTCCATAAATGCTCTAAGTGGAGGCGAAAAGCATAGAATGGTGCTAAGTAAGCTTATGCTTGAAGGTGGAAATTTCTTGGTGCTTGATGAGCCGACAAACCATTTAGATTTAGAATCCATTATCGCACTTGGCGAGGCACTCTATAAATATAGCGGCAATGTGATTTGTGTAAGCCACGATAGGGAGCTAATAGACGCGTATGCGAATAGAATCATTGAAATTATTGCGGATTCTGATAATAAAGGAGCTAAGATTATTGACTTCCGCGGGAGTTATGAGGAATATTTAGAAAAAGGAAAATAA
- a CDS encoding leucyl aminopeptidase: protein MKIRIVKSQTTNAKGAQAVLLTKSAFAKSSYAKLCKSFGFEGEGKFFIQDLKTLVFCIESIETDSIREAGAGIVKYFKNLPYESVSVSIEGKLKDDKAYTLFVGALCGEYECVSYKSKKSAPKLKELNLLDVKGEIKDAQILKKAQIIATSVNETRELVNTIPQVATPKYLAKYAKELSKEVGNLECKILDEEDLKKEKMGAFLAVNAASVNPPRLIHLSYKPKGATKRIVLVGKGLTYDCGGLSLKPADYMVTMKADKSGGCAVMGIIKAIAQLGANIEIHAIVGAAENMIGGNAYKPDDVLYSREGKTIEVRNTDAEGRLVLVDCLSYAQDLKPDILIDFATLTGACVVALGEYTSGIMGHNDKLKAQFEKYALESGELMATLPFNRHLKKLIESKIADVCNISSSRYGGAISAGLFLSEFIREEFKQKWLHIDIAGPAYVEKEWDINPSGASGAGVRAGIEFILAQGKA from the coding sequence ATGAAAATTCGCATTGTAAAATCACAAACTACAAATGCAAAAGGCGCACAGGCGGTGCTTTTGACAAAAAGTGCCTTTGCAAAATCCTCTTATGCAAAACTCTGTAAGAGCTTTGGTTTTGAGGGAGAGGGTAAGTTTTTTATACAAGATTTAAAAACGCTTGTGTTCTGTATAGAATCTATTGAGACAGATTCTATACGAGAAGCTGGGGCAGGTATCGTAAAGTATTTTAAGAATCTCCCATATGAGAGTGTGAGTGTTAGTATAGAGGGAAAACTCAAAGATGACAAGGCTTATACACTTTTTGTGGGTGCATTGTGTGGGGAATATGAATGTGTGAGTTACAAGAGCAAAAAGAGTGCGCCAAAGCTAAAGGAATTAAATCTGCTTGATGTAAAGGGTGAAATAAAAGACGCACAGATTCTAAAAAAGGCGCAAATCATCGCTACAAGTGTGAATGAAACGCGCGAATTGGTAAATACAATCCCACAAGTAGCAACACCTAAATACCTTGCTAAATATGCTAAAGAATTGAGCAAAGAAGTAGGGAATCTTGAATGTAAGATATTAGATGAAGAAGACTTGAAAAAGGAAAAAATGGGTGCATTTTTAGCTGTCAATGCTGCTTCAGTAAATCCTCCGCGTCTCATACATTTGAGTTATAAACCTAAAGGTGCGACAAAACGCATTGTGCTTGTAGGCAAAGGGCTTACTTATGATTGTGGCGGACTTTCGCTTAAACCTGCGGACTATATGGTAACGATGAAAGCTGATAAAAGCGGTGGGTGCGCTGTTATGGGGATTATCAAAGCCATAGCGCAGCTTGGGGCTAATATTGAGATTCACGCGATTGTAGGTGCAGCGGAAAATATGATAGGTGGCAATGCGTATAAACCCGATGATGTCCTTTATTCGCGTGAGGGTAAAACTATTGAGGTAAGGAATACTGATGCAGAGGGGCGTTTGGTGCTTGTTGATTGTTTGAGTTACGCGCAAGATTTAAAGCCAGATATTCTTATTGATTTTGCCACGCTCACAGGGGCGTGTGTGGTAGCTTTGGGCGAATATACAAGCGGCATTATGGGGCATAATGACAAGCTTAAGGCGCAATTTGAAAAATATGCGTTAGAGAGTGGTGAGCTTATGGCGACTTTGCCTTTTAATCGTCATCTTAAAAAACTTATAGAATCTAAGATTGCCGATGTATGCAATATTTCATCATCACGTTATGGTGGGGCAATAAGTGCGGGATTGTTTTTGAGTGAATTTATTAGAGAAGAGTTTAAGCAAAAATGGCTTCATATTGATATTGCAGGACCTGCGTATGTCGAGAAAGAATGGGATATTAATCCAAGTGGCGCGAGTGGTGCAGGTGTGAGAGCAGGGATAGAATTTATTTTAGCACAAGGAAAAGCATAA
- the ychF gene encoding redox-regulated ATPase YchF codes for MGLSIGIVGLPNVGKSTTFNALTKAQNAEAANYPFCTIEPNKAVVSVPDVRLQELAKIVNPQKIQHSVVEFVDIAGLVRGASKGEGLGNQFLANIKECNMILHIVRCFEDSNITHIEGRIDPIDDIEIIELELLFADMASLNKRIEKLQRESKSQKGVNTQLTLCQELLAHLESNKPVRSFAKRESEEFIALNRELRFLTNKEVIYGANVNEEGLESDNEFVKKVREYALQNGGIAIKLCAKIEEEMVGMSDEERGEFLASLGASESGLTQIIREGFARLGLMSYFTAGVKEVRAWTITKGDSAPKAAAVIHKDFEKGFIRAECISYADFIKYGGEAKAKEAGAMRIEGKEYIVQDGDVMHFRFNV; via the coding sequence ATGGGATTATCAATCGGTATTGTAGGTTTGCCAAATGTCGGTAAATCCACGACTTTTAATGCTCTCACAAAAGCGCAAAATGCGGAGGCAGCAAATTATCCTTTTTGCACGATTGAGCCAAATAAGGCAGTTGTGAGTGTGCCTGATGTAAGATTGCAAGAGTTGGCTAAAATTGTCAATCCTCAAAAGATTCAGCACTCTGTCGTGGAGTTTGTGGATATTGCCGGACTTGTGCGAGGTGCGAGTAAAGGTGAGGGATTAGGCAATCAATTTTTAGCAAATATTAAAGAATGTAATATGATTTTGCATATCGTGCGGTGTTTTGAGGATTCTAATATCACGCATATTGAGGGGCGCATTGACCCGATTGATGATATTGAAATTATTGAGTTAGAACTGCTTTTTGCCGATATGGCAAGTTTGAATAAACGCATTGAGAAACTCCAAAGAGAGAGCAAATCTCAAAAAGGCGTAAATACTCAACTTACTCTCTGTCAAGAGCTTTTAGCGCATTTAGAATCTAATAAGCCCGTGCGAAGCTTTGCTAAACGTGAAAGTGAGGAATTTATCGCACTTAATCGCGAACTACGATTTTTAACCAATAAAGAAGTGATTTATGGGGCAAATGTCAATGAAGAGGGCTTAGAATCTGATAATGAGTTTGTGAAAAAAGTGCGCGAATACGCACTCCAAAATGGTGGCATAGCGATTAAGCTGTGTGCAAAGATTGAAGAAGAAATGGTAGGTATGAGCGATGAGGAGCGAGGGGAATTTTTAGCGAGCCTTGGAGCGAGTGAGAGTGGATTAACGCAGATTATTAGAGAGGGATTTGCGCGACTTGGGCTTATGAGCTATTTTACCGCAGGGGTTAAAGAGGTGCGAGCTTGGACGATTACAAAAGGAGATAGTGCACCAAAAGCTGCAGCTGTGATACACAAAGACTTTGAAAAAGGCTTTATTCGTGCAGAATGTATTAGCTATGCGGACTTTATCAAATATGGTGGCGAGGCAAAAGCAAAAGAAGCTGGGGCTATGCGTATTGAAGGTAAAGAATATATCGTGCAAGATGGTGATGTAATGCACTTTAGATTCAATGTCTAA